DNA from Mesorhizobium sp. B2-1-1:
GATCGACGGCGGAGTCACGGCCGAAACCGCCCCGCTGGTCACCGCGGCTGGCGCCAACGTACTGGTCGCCGGTTCGGCTGTATTCAAGGGAGGCACCGAGGCAGCCTATCGTGCCAATATCGGCGCCATCAGACAGGCGGCCGATGGCGCGATCCGGAAAGCCGCGTAAACCGTTGTCGGGGAGACGAACATGGCTGCGGTCCCACCTGTATGCGATTTCGGCTGGCCCGCCATCGATGCCGTTTTGCCCGGCGTCGACGGCACGTCGCATTCCATCTTCGGTCACGCCGGCCCGAATGGCCTGGTCGTGGCCTTCATCTGCAATCACTGCCCTTATGTGAAGGCCGTGATCTCTCGCATCGTGCGCGACGCCAATGACCTCAAGGCCGAAGGCATCGGCTTCGTCGCGATCAACTCCAACGATGCCGACACCTACCCGGACGATTCCTTCGACCACATGAAGCGCTTCGCCATGACGAACGGCTTCAGCTTCCCTTACCTGCACGACGAGGCGCAGACCGTAGCGCGCGACTACGCAGCGGTGTGCACTCCCGATTTCTTCGGGTTCAACAGCGAACTGAGACTGCAATATCGCGGCCGGCTGGACGCGTCGCGACGCGAATCCGGACCGCTCGGGCTGCGACGCGATCTGTTCGAGGCGATGAAGCAGGTTGCTCGAACCGGGGATGGTCCGTTCGACCAGATCGCCTCGATCGGCTGCTCGATCAAGTGGAAGGATGCTGCATGAATGTCGGCGCAGGTAGGTCGCTTCGACCGCCGAAGGCGATCCTGTTCGACCTCGACGGCACACTGGTCGATTCGGCGCCTGATATAACGGCCGCCGTCAACGAGTTGCTGGCCAGCCGCGATCTGCCGCCGTTGCGCCTGGACCAGGTCAAGGCCATGATCGGTGGCGGCGTCAGGAAATTGGTCGAGCGGGCCTTCGCGGCGTCGGGAGCGCCGCTCGTCGGCAACGCGCTCGATGAGGCCAACCGCGTCATGGCACCGATCTACAGCCGACATCTGACCGGCCTGACAAGACTGATGCCTGGCGTCAGGGAGGTTCTCACACACTTCTACGCGAAGGGAATGGCCATGGGCGTGGCGACCAACAAACCGCAGTTGGCGACTCGCGAGATCCTGCTGCATTTCGGACTGACGGAATATTTCCGTGCGATCATTGGCGGAGACGCGGTGACATGCCTGAAACCCGCGCCCGATGCCCTGCTGCTGGCGCTAGCCCAGCTTGGAGTCGACCCCTGTGACGCGCTGCTGATCGGAGACAGTGGCGCCGATGCAGGCGCCGCACGCGCCGCCGGCATGCCCGTCATTCTGCTGCGCGGCGGATACACCCATTTTCCGGTTGAAGAGCTTGGCGCCGACCAGGTTTGCGACAGCCTTTTCGACCTGCCTGCGGCGATGCAGGGGCTGCAAGCCGGTGCTTGATCGGGGCGAACGCCGGCCGGACGCAAGTTCGAACGGCCGGCGGCGCCGCTATTTAGAGAATTGCTTCAAATAGGCGATGACGTTGGCGATGTCTTGGTCCTGCTTGAGGCCGACGAACGCCATCTTCGTTCCTTTGACCATGGCCTTGGGATCGCGAAGGTAAGTCGTCAGCGTGGGTTCGTCCCATTTGACGCCGGACTTGCCTGCCGCGACCATCGCTTGGGAGTAACTGAACCCCGGGTGTGTGCCAGCCGTCCGGCCGATGACGCCGTTCAACGACGGGCCGACCTTGTTCTTGTCCTGGTCGGCGACATGGCAGACCTTGCATTTGGCGAAGACCTTCTCACCCGCCGCGGCATCCTGTGCCTGGGATTGGCTTGTGATGAAGGACACAGCAAACACGACTGCGAAAAATGCGATTGCGCGCATGGCATTTCCTCATGGATCGTCTGGGTGCCCTGGACGATTTTGCGCATGCCGATCTTTCATCCATTGGCATGCACCTTACGCGGTGGGGTGGAGTATCCGCTTTCCCTTTGTGAAGCGGCGCCGCGCGAATCGAAAAGCTAGTTGGCGTGGGGTGAAAGTCAATCGTATAAAGGTATAGAGGCTTGGGTACCCAGGGTACCGGTATTCGTCTTTGTTGACGGCTATCGGGCGAATGCGTAGCTTCAAGACATCCGGTTTCTCCACTGGCACCTCGGGAATCCGGCAACTGGCGATTTTGTCCAGGCTCCTCATTGGGCCGGACCAGTCGAGACAGGCGTCCCGGAGCGCAAGAGGTGCTAAATGGATATGGTCGATCTCATATTAACGGTGTGCCTCAGCACCAATCCGGGCAATTGCCGAGACGAACACCTCTATTTCGAGAGCCGCGGCTCTCTGCTCCAATGCATGTTCCTTGCACCCAGCGAGATCGCGAAATGGTCTCAGGAACACCCGACCCTCAAGGTCATGCGCTGGAAATGCGCATTTCCGAGCAAGGAACGATCGATCTGATTGACGTCCTGGAGCCCAGGGAGAAGGTGTCATGATGATTTCACGGCGCAACACGCTGCGTCTGGCGGTTCTCGGCACAGTTGCTGCTCTCGCCGCCAGGCCTGCCTTTGCAGCAGCCAGGATTCGCATCGGTGTCCTGAAGTTTGGAACCGTGAGTTGGGAACTCGACACGTTGACGGAACACAAATTCGATGTGGCGAACGGGATCGATCTGGAGATCATCGATTTCGCCGGGGAGGACGCGACCAACGTCGCCTTGCTGGCCGGTGCGATCGACATGATCGTCTCCGACTGGCTGTGGGTCTCGCGCCAACGGTCGGAAGGCGGCGACCTCACATTAGCCCCCTATTCGACCGCCGTGGGGGCGATCATGGTGAAGGAGGGGTCGCCGATCCAGACGGTCGCCGACCTCAAGCACAGGAAGATCGGCGTCGCCGGCGGCCCGCTCGACAAGAGCTGGCTCCTGATACAGGCTCTGACCAGACGCGACTACGGGATCGACCTGTTGGCAACCAGCGACATCATCTTTGGCGCGCCACCGCTGATTTCGGAAAAGGCCATGCAGGGCGAACTCGATGCGGTGCTGAATTTCTGGCATTTCTGCGCCCGTCTCGAGGCCAACGGCTTTCGTCGATTGATGGGCGTGAACGATGCGACGCGTGAGCTCGGCGCCTTGGGACCTGTGTCGGCACTCGGTTACGTCTTCCACGACCAATGGGCGAACGAGAACCCGGAGGCCGCCAGGGGCTTCGTCAGGGCCTCCGCGCAAGCCAAGGACCTGCTGGCCAGATCCGACGAGGAGTGGCTGCGCCTGGCGCCGATCATTCGCGCGGAAGGCAAAGAGCTGGAAAAACTGCGCGACCGCTACCGCCAAGGCATCCCCAGGCGGGCGGTCGCCGAGGAAGCGGCCGACGCCGGCAAGCTCTATCACGTGCTGGCGGCGATCGGTGGCGCGAAGCTGGTCGGCAGCGCGCCCGAGATGGCGCCCGGCACATTCTGGCAGGACCGCACGGAATGACCGCACCGGAAACCAGCAACGGCACGCGAGGTGCCCCGACGAGCATGTCCGGGCGATCCAGCTTGGCGACAACGCTGATGCCCGCGCTGACCGTGGCGGTTTCCTTGCTCGGGCTTTGCCTGCTGTGGAGCCTTGCGGCGAGTGTCTGGCGGAGCCGTGCCCTCCCGGGGCCGGGACAGGTCTGGCAGGTGCTCCTCAGGGAGGCTGCGAGCGGCGACCTCTTCTATCATCTCGGCGCGACCCTCGGCCGGGTCGCCGCGGCATATATCGTCGCGATGATCATAGGATCGGTGATCGGCGTTCTGCTCGGCAGCTATCGTCGCGCCGACCGCTTTTTCAACCCATGGGTAATTCTATTCCTCAACATCCCGGCGCTGGTGGTCATCGTCCTCGGCTACATATGGTTCGGCCTCAACGAGGCGGCGGCGATCGGCGCGGTGGCGGTGAACAAAATCCCGAATGTCGTGGTGACGATGCGTGAGGGCGCCAGGGCGCTTGATCCGAGCTACGCCGAAATGGCCACTGTCTATCGCTTCGGTCCTCTCGATCGCATCCGCCACATCCTGCTGCCGCAATTGCAACCCTATCTTGCCGCCGCGTCACGATCCGGCATCGCCCTCATCTGGAAGATCGTCCTGGTCGTCGAACTGCTCGGCCGGTCGAACGGCGTCGGCTTCCAAATCCATCTCTATTTCCAGCTCTTCGACGTCGCCGCCATTCTTGCCTACACACTGGCTTTCGTGGCGGTGATGCTCGTCATCGAACTTCTTTTGGTGCAACCCGTTGAACGACATGCAACCCGTTGGCGCCGTCGTCCCGCTTAGGGTCGATATCGCTGAAAAGACTTTCAGGTCCGCGCAAGGCGTCTCGATCACGGCGCTTCAGGACCTTTCCTTCGAGGTCCGGCAAGGCGAGTTCGCCTGCTTGCTGGGACCGTCGGGCTGCGGCAAGACCACGACACTGCGTATCCTGCTTGGATTGGACAAGGATTTTTCCGGATCCTTCCAGTTGCCGCAAGGAGGCTCCAACCGCATTGCGGCCGTGTTCCAGGAGCCGATCTTGCTGCCGTGGCGAACGGTGGAGCAAAATGTCAGGTTGGCCTTGCCGAAAAGCTTGAGAACGAAGAATCTTGACGGGCTCTTTGAAACTCTCGGCCTCGCCGGCATGCGTTCTCTCTATCCTGCGGAACTGTCGCTCGGCCTTGCGCGCAGGGCAGCACTTGCCAGGGCCTTCGCTACCGAGCCGGCGATGCTTGTCCTGGACGAACCCTTTGTCTCGCTCGACCACCAGACCGCCGAGCGGCTTCGTCACCTGCTTCTGTCGGTATGGTCGGCACGACCCACGACCGCCTTGATGATAACGCACGATCTACGCGAGGCGCTGATGCTGTCGGATCGCATCATCGTGCTCGCGCCGCGACCAGCACATGTGCTCGGCGTGTTCGACGTGCGGTTGCCTCGGCAACATCGCAATTCACAGGTGATGAGTGACCTTCTGCGGTCGTTCCGGCAAAGGTTCCCGGGCGTCACCTGAACGCCCTGATGGCGAATGCATATCGGAGGACCCCATGTCGATTGATCGGCTACGACGCAGGGTTATGAGTGGCTTTGCCTGCACCGCCGTCAGCGCTGCCTTGCTGCCATGCTGCCTCGGACGAGCCGCCTTGGCCGCGGCTGGCAGCCTGCGGTTCTCGGTTGGCCAAATCGCCGACGGCGTCTTCGCCTTTCAGGGCGTGGATGAATTGATGACCGCAACAAACGACGGTGCCATCTGCAATCTGGGCGTCGTCGTCGGCACCGACGCGGTTGCCGTCATCGACAGTGGCGGCAGCCTGACCGAGGCGCACGCCTTGCTCGCCGCGATCGGAAAGATAACCGCAAAACCGGTTCGCTTCCTGATCAACACCCACATGCATCCCGATCACATTTTCGGCAATGCGGCATTCCGGGAGATCGGCGCGACCATTGTTGGCCATCGCAATTTGCCGCGTGCCCTCGAGGCGCGTGGTGCGTTCTATCTGCACAATTATCGCGAACAGGTCGGCGAAGCGCTTATGAACGGAGTCGAGATCGTTTCGCCGGCGATGCTGGTCGATGATCGCCTGGAACTCGATCTCGGGGGGCGCATGCTCGAACTGCGGGCATGGAAGGCTGCGCACACCGACAACGACCTGACCGTCTTCGACCCCGAGACCAGCACGCTCTTTGCCGGCGATCTCGTGTTCATGGGCTCCTTGCCGACGCTCGACGGATCGCTGCTTGGCTGGCTCCGCCAGATGGATGCGCTCGCCGCGATCAGCGCCGCGCGCGTCGTTCCGGGTCATGGTCCGGTGCCGGCCGACTGGCCGCAGGCGCTGGCAGGAGAACGGCGCTATTTCGAGATTCTGGCGCGCGATATCCGCAAGGCGATCGCCGACGGGACGCCGCTCCGAGAGGCCGTCAAAACCGCCGCCGGAAGCGAACGGGGCAAATGGCACCTGTTCGACGACTACAATGAGCGCAACGCAACGGCTGCTTTTGCTGAACTCGAATGGGAATAGACCACACCGACATGCGCCAGAGATCATGAAGTGGGGCGATTTGCCAACGCGTCGTCAAAGGCATATTCTAAACGCCAGCCTGGGCACCACCTCTGTTGCATTGGTGGAGGCATCGAAATGCAAAATCACGCTTACGCGAGCAGGCAGTTCGCCTTGTCGCTTGCACCATTCTTGGCCGCAATCATCTTGACCATCGGTACGCTGTTCGGCGTCTCCTCAGCCGCCAACGCACAGCAAACAACGGCTTCTTCGGAGAAGATCTGGGAAGACTTGAAAGGCGACGTGTTCGGCGACCGAGCTATTCTGGTCGATACCGGCGTGGTCAGGATCGAAGCGCCAAAGCGGGCGCAAGATGCCGCCATCGTGCCTGTCGACATCTATGTCGACCCAGCCAAGGCGCCGGACGGCATCAAATCCGTGACCTTGATCATCGACGCCAATCCTGCGCCGGTGGCGGCAACGTTCCAGATCGGCAAGGACGCCGGGGTGACACATCTGTCGACACGCGTGCGCGTCAACGATTATTCCTATTTGCGTGCCATAGCGGAGACTCAAGGCGGCCAACTCCACATGGCTCAGACCTTCGTCAAGGCGTCAGGCGGCTGCTCCGCCCCTGCGGTCAAGAACCAGGACGAGGCCATGGCGACGATGGGGCAGATGAAGTTGCGCCAGTTCCCACCCCAAGAGACGATGAGCAAGGCAGAGGAGTTGCAGTTGATGATCCGCCACCCGAACAATTCGGGCCTGCAGCGGGATCCACTGACCCAGTATTTCATTCCCGCGCATTTTGTTCAGAAGCTGTCGATCTCGCAGGCCGGCCGGCCGATCCTCTCGATGGAAGGTGGAATATCGATTTCGGAAGACCCCAATTTCCGATTCGATTTCACGGCGCACGGCAATGGTGAAATCCAGGTCGAAGCGATCGACACGGATGGCAAGGTATTCCGCAATCAGTGGCCGCTGGAGAAAACGGGGCTCTGAAGTCTCGAAATACGGTATGCCGCACTGCCACCGCGATGGGCACGCTTGATCTTTAGAAGCAACGCACGTCGGCTTCAGACTGCGCACGCTTCAGCTCTGTACGGGCTGCCTTCGCCGGTGCGCTTTCGCGAAACAGCCCCGCGTTTTCCCCCGTCGTCAAAGACATGCTCTTGAAGGTCTCAGCCGTCTCATAGTGGTCGTAGGGAAGGATCGAGGCGATGACGTCGATCGAGCAGGAACAGCTTTCCAGCGCCTGACGCGTCTGGCCGTTCGTTCGCATGCAGCCGAGCACGTAGTCGACAACCGTTACTGTGGGATAGTCTCCGGCAGCACCCGCCGGGTTTGCGATGGCCAGTGTCGCCGTGAAGAGCAGCGGCAAGGTCGAAAATCCAACATATCTGATCATGAGAAACCTCCGGTTGGTCCGGGTTCGATGCGCCCGGACGAGATCGGCGTGCCAGTTGGCAACGCGCCGTAAAGCCAGTCAAGCACCCATGGGTTCCGTATACGACCAAAGGAGGAAAGGGCTGTCCACGAGCGATAGCTATGGATGACGACTTGATCACCGGCTCCGCGCCCAGGCTCCCGCGACCGCTTCGTATCTCGCTCAATATCGGAGAACGACGAGACTTTTTACATGCCATCCAAGATGGGCAGCGATAAACATTAGCA
Protein-coding regions in this window:
- a CDS encoding thioredoxin family protein is translated as MAAVPPVCDFGWPAIDAVLPGVDGTSHSIFGHAGPNGLVVAFICNHCPYVKAVISRIVRDANDLKAEGIGFVAINSNDADTYPDDSFDHMKRFAMTNGFSFPYLHDEAQTVARDYAAVCTPDFFGFNSELRLQYRGRLDASRRESGPLGLRRDLFEAMKQVARTGDGPFDQIASIGCSIKWKDAA
- the gph gene encoding phosphoglycolate phosphatase (PGP is an essential enzyme in the glycolate salvage pathway in higher organisms (photorespiration in plants). Phosphoglycolate results from the oxidase activity of RubisCO in the Calvin cycle when concentrations of carbon dioxide are low relative to oxygen. This enzyme is a member of the Haloacid Dehalogenase (HAD) superfamily of aspartate-nucleophile hydrolase enzymes (PF00702).), yielding MNVGAGRSLRPPKAILFDLDGTLVDSAPDITAAVNELLASRDLPPLRLDQVKAMIGGGVRKLVERAFAASGAPLVGNALDEANRVMAPIYSRHLTGLTRLMPGVREVLTHFYAKGMAMGVATNKPQLATREILLHFGLTEYFRAIIGGDAVTCLKPAPDALLLALAQLGVDPCDALLIGDSGADAGAARAAGMPVILLRGGYTHFPVEELGADQVCDSLFDLPAAMQGLQAGA
- a CDS encoding c-type cytochrome, producing MRAIAFFAVVFAVSFITSQSQAQDAAAGEKVFAKCKVCHVADQDKNKVGPSLNGVIGRTAGTHPGFSYSQAMVAAGKSGVKWDEPTLTTYLRDPKAMVKGTKMAFVGLKQDQDIANVIAYLKQFSK
- a CDS encoding ABC transporter substrate-binding protein, which produces MMISRRNTLRLAVLGTVAALAARPAFAAARIRIGVLKFGTVSWELDTLTEHKFDVANGIDLEIIDFAGEDATNVALLAGAIDMIVSDWLWVSRQRSEGGDLTLAPYSTAVGAIMVKEGSPIQTVADLKHRKIGVAGGPLDKSWLLIQALTRRDYGIDLLATSDIIFGAPPLISEKAMQGELDAVLNFWHFCARLEANGFRRLMGVNDATRELGALGPVSALGYVFHDQWANENPEAARGFVRASAQAKDLLARSDEEWLRLAPIIRAEGKELEKLRDRYRQGIPRRAVAEEAADAGKLYHVLAAIGGAKLVGSAPEMAPGTFWQDRTE
- a CDS encoding ABC transporter permease — translated: MPALTVAVSLLGLCLLWSLAASVWRSRALPGPGQVWQVLLREAASGDLFYHLGATLGRVAAAYIVAMIIGSVIGVLLGSYRRADRFFNPWVILFLNIPALVVIVLGYIWFGLNEAAAIGAVAVNKIPNVVVTMREGARALDPSYAEMATVYRFGPLDRIRHILLPQLQPYLAAASRSGIALIWKIVLVVELLGRSNGVGFQIHLYFQLFDVAAILAYTLAFVAVMLVIELLLVQPVERHATRWRRRPA
- a CDS encoding ABC transporter ATP-binding protein, whose product is MQPVGAVVPLRVDIAEKTFRSAQGVSITALQDLSFEVRQGEFACLLGPSGCGKTTTLRILLGLDKDFSGSFQLPQGGSNRIAAVFQEPILLPWRTVEQNVRLALPKSLRTKNLDGLFETLGLAGMRSLYPAELSLGLARRAALARAFATEPAMLVLDEPFVSLDHQTAERLRHLLLSVWSARPTTALMITHDLREALMLSDRIIVLAPRPAHVLGVFDVRLPRQHRNSQVMSDLLRSFRQRFPGVT
- a CDS encoding quinoprotein relay system zinc metallohydrolase 2, whose protein sequence is MSIDRLRRRVMSGFACTAVSAALLPCCLGRAALAAAGSLRFSVGQIADGVFAFQGVDELMTATNDGAICNLGVVVGTDAVAVIDSGGSLTEAHALLAAIGKITAKPVRFLINTHMHPDHIFGNAAFREIGATIVGHRNLPRALEARGAFYLHNYREQVGEALMNGVEIVSPAMLVDDRLELDLGGRMLELRAWKAAHTDNDLTVFDPETSTLFAGDLVFMGSLPTLDGSLLGWLRQMDALAAISAARVVPGHGPVPADWPQALAGERRYFEILARDIRKAIADGTPLREAVKTAAGSERGKWHLFDDYNERNATAAFAELEWE
- a CDS encoding quinoprotein dehydrogenase-associated SoxYZ-like carrier, producing MQNHAYASRQFALSLAPFLAAIILTIGTLFGVSSAANAQQTTASSEKIWEDLKGDVFGDRAILVDTGVVRIEAPKRAQDAAIVPVDIYVDPAKAPDGIKSVTLIIDANPAPVAATFQIGKDAGVTHLSTRVRVNDYSYLRAIAETQGGQLHMAQTFVKASGGCSAPAVKNQDEAMATMGQMKLRQFPPQETMSKAEELQLMIRHPNNSGLQRDPLTQYFIPAHFVQKLSISQAGRPILSMEGGISISEDPNFRFDFTAHGNGEIQVEAIDTDGKVFRNQWPLEKTGL